The Sesamum indicum cultivar Zhongzhi No. 13 linkage group LG6, S_indicum_v1.0, whole genome shotgun sequence genomic interval GCAACCGTAAGTTCACTAAGGATAACAAACTCTCCAAGTTTGCGATTGATGATGGTCCCCTCACCTTGGGGCCTAATGATTTGCTTGATGTCCGATCGAAACTAGGTTTCTGCCTCGTCGGCTATATTGTCGGCAAGTTCCTAGGACTAAAGACGATCCGTGCACTGCCCCAATCTTGGGGATCCAGTTTCCAATAGTACGAGAGCGGTTGGTTATTCTTTCGTTTTGCCCGTTAGGAGGATAGGCAGCGGATTTTGTCCGGTGGACCCTACTTCGTTTATGGACGTCCCCTATTTCTTAAGCACATGCCGGACTGCTTCGAATTTAAAGAGGACGATATCAGCCTAACACCGGTTTGGGCCACCCTCCCATCACTCCCCCTTGAGTGCTGGCACCCTAATGCGCTCGGGAAGATTGGTTTTAGGATTGGCAGTCCCATTGCCATGGATTCCCTTACAATGAAAATGGAAAGGGTATCGTATGCCAGAATACTAGTAGAGGTTGATGCTTCCAAAAAGCTCGTCGACCAAGTGgagtttgtaataaaaaaaaggcatAACCCAAAAACAACCGGTCATTTACGAGTTCACCCCCAAGTCTTGCACTGACTGCCACAAATTTGGCCACCTGCAGGAAACATGCCAAAGCGCACATCTACTGGCCGTGGCTGCTGCACCTGCCCCTAATTTTGGCCAAGCAGGCAGAAGCAAAGAAACCACAAACCACTGAGTGGACTATCGTCCACAGGAGGAACAAGGGCAAAGCTATAGATACAGCAGCCAAACTAGCAGTAGAGGGACACCAACCAACATCACCAACGGCCAGCAAGGTGGATAAGGGACGAGTGAGCACGAAAGTACTACATTTGCTCAAACTTCAAGATAGGGAGGTTCCCTTATCGACAGACTCAGATAGTTCATCAATTGATTCCCCTACGATCACTCAACACGCAACGCCGAGGATCAAGACCAATGAGACTGCAATGACGTTCAGTAAACCGACGAAGCAGGCAAGAGGGGAGTCTCCCCCTCGATCCCCATGAAGATCGATTTTTGGAATGTGAGGGGCTCCAATCGGCCTCTCAAACACAATGGGGTAGCCACCTCATCAAGCATAACCAGCTTTGCCTTTTGGGCATTTTGGAAACAAAGCTTGCAGCATCAAAGATTCCGAGATTTCTTAGCCGATCATTTCCTGGATGGTGCCAAGCCAACAACTTTGACACTATTGCCGGTGGACGCATCCTTGTGGTTTGTAATCCGACAGTTATCGACCTTCAACCGGAGGATATCTCGTCGCAAGTGATCCACTGTCACGAATAAATCTTCTCAACTCTccttctatattttgtttacttATGGCCTATATTTTGTTGTCAATAGAAGGAATATGTGGGAGAAGCTTATAGAATTGGGACAGACGATAAGCATGTCATGGCTCATTAGCGGCGATTTCCACTATGTGGAATCTCCCGAGAAGAAGCAGCTTAGAGTGGCCCCAACTTGGTATGAACTCAAGGATTTCGTAGGTTGCTGTGCAGCACTTGGACTGTTTAACGTCCCCACAACGGGTTGCTATTACACATGGTATTCCAACAACGAAAGCAACCATATATTGTGCATACTTGACCGGATCCTTTACAATAACGAATGGCTCGAGGCCGGTTTACATTGCGGCGCCCACTTCAACCTACCGGGATGCATATCAAACCACTCCCAGGGTATTGTCACTATCTTCGATCATACACTCACTAAGCCAAAACCATTCCGCTTTTTCAATATGTGGGCAGACCATCTGGACTTCTTGACTACTGTTGAACAACAATGGAACTTGAATGTGGAGGGAACGCCACAATTCAACCTTTGCAAGAGACTGAAATCACTTAAAGGTGCACTAAAAGCTTTCAACACACAACACTACAGCCACATCTCCACCAGGGCCAAAGAGGCTGACCTTGCACTACAATATGCTCAGAACCAGTTTGAAAGCAATCCGGGAGATGTAACGCTTCAGGAATCTTTGGGGGATCTTAGGAGGAAGACCGTTTTTCTTGCCGAGGCCAAACAACACTTCTTCTACCAGAAAGTCAAAATCCATTATCTCAAAGAGGGGGACCGAAACACCAAATTTTTCCACGATATGGTGAAACGGAAGGCTGCTAGAAACTCCATCATGGCAGTCACTAGAGCTGACAGGACTATTATCACTGTTGCCGATGAGATTGCCCAAGAGTTTGTTGATTACTACACATCACTCTTGGGCACCGAGGCTCACACCATCCCAATCGATGACGGTGTGTTCGATTGGGGCCCCAAACTCTCCTTCGAGCTTACTAAAGAACTTTGTAGGGAAGTCACAACACTGGAGGTCAAGGAAGCCATCTCAATATTAATGACAACAAGGCACCCGGCCCCGATGGATATTCCTCAtgttttttcaagaaagcatgGAACGTGGTGGGTGATCAAGTATGCATGGCcgttttggatttctttaggAGTGGACGGATGCTACGGCAACTCAACCACACCATCATTGCTCTCATGCCCAAATCAGAGCATTCCACCTCTGTTGCCGACTACCGATCGATTTCGTGCTGCAACGTCATCTACAAGGCCATCACGAAAATTATCTTGGACCGACTCGCCCCCGCATTGTTGCACTTAATAGACCGCTGCCAAGCTGCGTTTGTTGGCGGCCGTAATATCATAGACAATATTTTCCTGGCCTAAGAAATGGTACGGCAGTACTCGAGGAAGCGGATTTCACTTTGATGTACTATCAACATCGACCTTCGCAAGGCATTTGATTCGATCTCGTGGACATTTCTCTCCCGAGTACTCCACGGGTATGGTTTCTCCCAATAGTTTATATCTTGAATTATGGAATGCGTCGGCACTTCATCCTTTTTAGTGTCTTTGAATGGTTCCCTCCACGGGTTTATTTTGGGGAAGAAAGGCCTAAGGCAAGGAGACCCGATGTCGCCGGCCCTCTTCCTTCTTagcatgaaatatttttcgagATTGGTCAAGAGGAAGACTTCCAGCTCAGACTTCAACTATCACCCGAAAtatgaaaagttgaaaatcacGCACCTCCTGTTTGCCGACGACCTGATGCTTTTCTCTCGAGGAGACCTTCCATCTATCCATGTCTTGATGGAATACCTGCAAGAGTTTAGGGACGCATCCGGCCTTTCTATCAATACCTCCAAATCATGCATTTTTACAGCGGGCGTCCGGAATGAGGAGCTTGACGAGATTCTCGCTAGGACAGAGTTTGCGAGAGGCGAGATGCCAATCCGATACCTTGGCATTCCACTAGCGGCACAAAGGCTTTCAGTCAACAACTACTCACCGCTTGTAGATCAAATTGCCAACTGCATTTCGAAGTGGAAATCCAAAACCATATCTTATGCAGGCCGACTGGAACTTATCCATTTGGTTATTCAGGGCGTGGAGTGCTTTTGGCTCCAAGTTTTCCCTCTTCCAGTGGCGGTCATCGAAAAAATTCACCAACTTTGTAGGAATTTTCTATGGAACTCAAGGAGGGCACCAGTCGCTTCGGAGGAAATATGCCATCCCAAGGAGGAAAGCGGTCTCGGTATTAGGCACATTCAATCTTGGAACGTTGCGCTCCATGCACACATCCTATGGAACATCCACCGCAAGGCAGACACGTTGTGGGTGACAACCGAAGAAGGGGGATTCTCCATTCCTTCAACGGCTTGTTGATATCCGCAATAGGATTGTCACTGCTTTTGGGTCACCGGCAGCAGCAATTGAACATATCATGGGATGGGCTACCACTAAGGGCCTCCAAACGTCGAAAACATATGAGTACTTCAGGTCGAAACTTACAAGACAGCCTTGAAAATCATCTATCTGGAAGACTTTCATCCCACCGAAGTACTCGTTTATTATGTGACTGTAggtaattttgttgaattggtGGTGGAACCCACAGATTTGAAACAACAGCTGCAAATGAATTCCTTCTTCAATTCTCTTCAATTTCATTTGCCATTccaaatttcattaaacatGCTTTTGAATGTGCTTTATGCAGGATCAAAAACTGCAACCCATTTTCAATTGCTGCTTCAATTTCCTTGGACGTTTCAGACGGTCTCATGTGGGGGGGAATTATTGCAATTATAGCATTCCTTATTGCTGAAATTTTTGGAAGCCTATATATAGGCTTGTCCATTCTTCATTTGACACACACCACAAACAACAAACTATCATTCTTGAGCTTTCTCTAATTCCCTCTTTCGGCTTCTATATTATGTGTAAGATTTGAGACTCTTGTTTCGATAACAAGCTTCTGAGTGTTGTTCGAGGTGTTTTTCGGTATAGTGCTAAAATCGAAGAACTGTAACCGTCTTATCCTAGGAGAAATTACGTTGAACCCAGTGCACTACTGATACGgggcgtatattttcttcaaggcaagcagTTATTCTGCGattcagttaaaaaaaattaacgacttcaaattggactgagaattgttacgatacaattttcgttgtaagttttcgatttaaatttcttgtcgtaaatagcgtttctaattgtgttttgttatttgttccaacgtggatttatttgcttttgatttttaaatccgattgtactatttcaaaacatcGTTTCGATTGcttgaaatcaaattatttttccaacaatcttGGAGAAAATATACAGGTTTTGAAAAATCGGTTTTTGTCGTTGGAACTATTTTTGGAAAACgctattttcaaaatcttttatttgaaacGTTACTTTTAGTTTCCTAAAATACTAAAAGATGGTTGAGCCAATTTCTGTTGCAATTCCGATCACAGAAAAGGTCGACTTGACCGATTTACCGGACAAGTTTTCGGGCCAAATTTTCAAACGCTGGCAACAacgaatgaaaatttggttggcGATGAAAGGACTTTTGTCAGTGATTCAGGTGATCAGACCTGAACCTACTAATACCGATCCAAAAATTGTTGGGATAGCGCAGTGGACAGAAAGGGATCAAATAGGTAGAGGAGCGATTTTGTCAGCCCTGTCAAATACGCTCTTCGATGTCTATTGTTCCGATTCTTATACTGCTAAGTCTCTGT includes:
- the LOC105164426 gene encoding uncharacterized protein LOC105164426 → MKIDFWNVRGSNRPLKHNGVATSSSITSFAFWAFWKQSLQHQRFRDFLADHFLDGAKPTTLTLLPVDASLWFVIRQLSTFNRRISRRKRNMWEKLIELGQTISMSWLISGDFHYVESPEKKQLRVAPTWYELKDFVGCCAALGLFNVPTTGCYYTWYSNNESNHILCILDRILYNNEWLEAGLHCGAHFNLPGCISNHSQGIVTIFDHTLTKPKPFRFFNMWADHLDFLTTVEQQWNLNVEGTPQFNLCKRLKSLKGALKAFNTQHYSHISTRAKEADLALQYAQNQFESNPGDVTLQESLGDLRRKTVFLAEAKQHFFYQKVKIHYLKEGDRNTKFFHDMVKRKAARNSIMAVTRADRTIITVADEIAQEFVDYYTSLLGTEAHTIPIDDGVFDWGPKLSFELTKELCREVTTLEVKEAISILMTTRHPAPMDIPHVFSRKHGTWWVIKYAWPFWISLGVDGCYGNSTTPSLLSCPNQSIPPLLPTTDRFRAATSSTRPSRKLSWTDSPPHCCT